In Carya illinoinensis cultivar Pawnee chromosome 9, C.illinoinensisPawnee_v1, whole genome shotgun sequence, the following are encoded in one genomic region:
- the LOC122274984 gene encoding 18.1 kDa class I heat shock protein-like, which produces MQQTSLRLSSVLYFQHYFSLPKQPTKSIYYIMSINIPNSVFGGRLFEPLNLEFHDFTSCLTIPQTSFPNETTTFVSGRVDWKETPEAHVLKMNLPGLKKEEVKVEIEGNSVLCITGERNIEKKEKTERWLRIEQNSGKFVRRLRLPKNGDACKVRACLDNEVLTVIVPKEETKKKHLPRYIPISG; this is translated from the coding sequence ATGCAGCAAACGTCCCTGAGGCTGTCCAGTGTACTGTACTTTCAGCATTAtttctcattaccaaaacaaccaacaaagtcgatatattatataatgtcgATCAATATTCCTAATAGCGTCTTTGGTGGTCGCTTATTTGAACCTCTGAATCTTGAGTTTCATGATTTCACAAGCTGTCTAACTATACCCCAGACTTCCTTCCCAAACGAAACGACGACATTCGTGAGCGGTAGGGTTGACTGGAAAGAGACCCCAGAGGCACACGTGCTGAAGATGAATCTTCCGGGGCTCAAGAAAGAGGAAGTGAAGGTGGAAATAGAGGGGAATAGTGTCCTCTGCATTACAGGCGAGAGGAatatagagaaaaaagagaagacgGAGAGGTGGCTGCGTATAGAGCAAAACAGCGGCAAATTTGTTAGGCGTTTAAGGCTTCCTAAGAATGGAGATGCTTGTAAGGTCAGAGCTTGTCTTGACAACGAAGTACTTACTGTTATAGTTCCTAAGGAGGAGACCAAGAAGAAGCATCTTCCCAGATACATTCCTATTTCCGGCTGA
- the LOC122274985 gene encoding copper transporter 6-like, with amino-acid sequence METTSHHNFGPAFSGTVGEHIHHRRMMMHMSFYWGHNAVVLFSGWPGTSSAMYFLAWVLVFLLAVLLEWLSRLNIIKPGTNNLAEGLMQTAMYTVRIGLEYVVMLAVMSFNVGIFLAAVLGRAVGFFVFGSRAFKKTPECEDPSRTS; translated from the coding sequence ATGGAGACTACCTCGCATCACAATTTCGGACCAGCTTTCAGCGGCACCGTCGGTGAGCACATACATCACCGGAGAATGATGATGCACATGTCCTTCTACTGGGGCCACAATGCCGTGGTTCTCTTCTCTGGTTGGCCGGGGACGAGCTCGGCGATGTACTTTCTGGCTTGGGTCTTGGTGTTTCTTCTCGCTGTGCTTCTCGAGTGGCTCTCCCGCCTTAACATTATAAAGCCCGGGACGAACAACTTGGCGGAGGGGCTGATGCAGACGGCGATGTACACGGTACGCATCGGTCTGGAGTACGTTGTTATGCTCGCAGTGATGTCGTTCAACGTTGGGATTTTTCTGGCGGCGGTTCTTGGGCGAGCGGTAGGGTTCTTTGTTTTTGGGAGTCGAGCTTTTAAGAAGACCCCTGAATGTGAGGATCCGTCACGTACCAGTTGA